In a genomic window of Wyeomyia smithii strain HCP4-BCI-WySm-NY-G18 chromosome 1, ASM2978416v1, whole genome shotgun sequence:
- the LOC129717024 gene encoding uncharacterized protein LOC129717024 — MSLAEIPAPKGAVYLPHHCVLKETSLNTKRRVVFDASSKTASSKSLNDVLMTGPVLQDSLVNILLRFRTPAIALTGDVRQMYRMVKVAAADCNYQRILWRWNEKDPVDEYTLNTVIYGTKSASYLATKCVRQLLSNLAESDPDTFQKASMGIYVDDILTGADSPEEARRLRQKLSEIFSTGGFHLREWASNHSSALEGVPEADLEVKIPIELHGSDTIKALGIHWQPCSDEFTFSYQPSKSFQPTKRIILSQIASLFDPLGLLGPIIVMAKLVMRKLWELKVDWDTTPPGELINDWLIFAQNLSSLNSFQVPRRVIDARKPVKLYLHGYSDVSEKAMGACIYVRSVDAAGNHSSHLLCAKSKTAPIGNNRSTIPRLKLHAAVILARLIHNIADGASKWKTYVANRVADISTLLPAINWYHVRTQNNPADLISRGALPANLQGNSLWWHGSDWEHSSPSYEVDSTHKNHIDRERKSVAVSLLTINENSFIYGMLNHYYPNKQMLLRVTARLLRFAHRGHEGLSAAELNKALMIYVRHTQHKYFSNDIQRLKDGKTVATGSSMYQLYPHLDADGLLRMGGRLRLSKLNYNTKHQLLLPRHSILTSLILQHINNLHCGPQTLLAVSRQRFWIPYGTSAARKIYRQCITCARVRPPPSRQQMRQLPADRLEPQPPFAIVGIDYAGPINITSRKSRGTNASKGYIALFVCFVTKAVALEAVATCMNSRPIAPIANNPSDPQPLTPAHFLIGRPLTTAPEVNQLERRITSMTRWQFVQLKAQEFRDRWQREYVRSLQLFTKWQQSANKMKVGDFVLIVGENERPKQWPLERIVQTHPGPDGLVRVVTVKTYHGVTQRDIRRLRVVPLDSDEVVPGRLGNEIL, encoded by the exons ATGAGTCTTGCTGAAATTCCAGCCCCAAAGGGGGCCGTCTACCTTCCTCATCATTGCGTACTAAAGGAAACCAGCTTGAATACAAAACGTCGCGTCGTATTTGATGCTTCGTCCAAAACAGCTAGCAGCAAATCATTAAACGACGTGCTAATGACTGGACCGGTTCTACAAGATTCGCTTGTTAACATTTTGCTACGTTTTCGCACCCCGGCCATCGCCCTCACAGGAGATGTTCGACAAATGTATCGTATGGTGAAAGTGGCTGCAGCAGATTGCAATTATCAGCGTATACTTTGGCGGTGGAACGAAAAGGACCCGGTCGACGAGTACACATTAAACACCGTTATCTATGGTACCAAATCTGCGTCCTACTTAGCTACAAAATGTGTCCGGCAATTGTTGAGCAATCTAGCTGAAAGTGATCCTGATACGTTCCAGAAGGCATCAATGGGAATTTACGTCGATGATATTTTGACCGGCGCGGATTCCCCTGAGGAGGCACGGCGATTGCGACAAAAATTATCCGAAATTTTCTCAACGGGAGGTTTTCACCTCCGCGAATGGGCATCGAACCACTCATCCGCATTAGAAGGTGTACCAGAAGCTGACCTCGAAGTGAAAATCCCCATCGAACTCCACGGCAGCGACACAATCAAGGCCCTTGGAATCCACTGGCAGCCGTGTAGCGACGAGTTCACGTTTTCGTATCAACCCTCTAAGAGCTTTCAGCCCACAAAGCGCATCATCCTGTCACAGATCGCCAGCCTCTTCGACCCGCTGGGGCTCCTTGGCCCAATTATTGTCATGGCGAAACTGGTAATGCGCAAACTGTGGGAGCTGAAGGTGGACTGGGATACAACTCCCCCTGGTGAGTTGATCAATGATTGGCTTATATTTGCACAGAATCTGTCGTCTCTCAATTCGTTTCAGGTTCCTCGGCGTGTGATCGATGCACGAAAACCAGTGAAACTCTACCTGCACGGCTACAGTGACGTCTCCGAGAAGGCCATGGGAGCCTGCATTTACGTCCGTTCCGTCGACGCGGCTGGCAATCACTCATCGCATCTGCTTTGTGCCAAGTCAAAAACGGCACCTATCGGAAACAACAGGTCTACCATCCCCCGTTTGAAGCTACATGCAGCGGTCATTCTGGCGAGACTCATACACAAT ATTGCTGATGGTGCGTCAAAATGGAAAACATATGTTGCGAATCGTGTTGCCGATATATCCACGTTACTGCCTGCAATCAACTGGTACCACGTACGCACGCAGAACAACCCAGCTGATCTAATATCCCGAGGTGCACTGCCTGCCAATCTACAAGGAAATTCGCTTTGGTGGCACGGATCAGACTGGGAACATTCTTCGCCTTCATACGAGGTGGACTCGACGCATAAAAACCACATCGATCGGGAGCGGAAATCTGTAGCAGTAAGTCTTCTTACAATCaacgaaaactcatttatatATGGCATGCTGAATCATTATTATCCGAACAAACAAATGCTTCTTCGAGTCACCGCTCGCCTTCTTCGGTTCGCTCATCGTGGTCACGAGGGCTTGTCAGCCGCTGAGTTAAATAAGGCTTTGATGATCTACGTTCGACACACACAACACAAATACTTCTCGAATGACATTCAACGATTGAAGGATGGTAAAACCGTTGCAACTGGAAGCTCCATGTATCAGTTATATCCCCACTTAGATGCAGATGGACTCCTCAGGATGGGCGGTCGGCTCCGGTTATCGAAGTTGAATTACAACACCAAGCATCAACTGCTACTTCCGCGCCATTCGATTTTAACCTCATTAATTCTACAGCACATCAATAATCTTCATTGCGGACCACAAACACTCTTAGCAGTTTCTCGTCAGCGTTTCTGGATTCCTTATGGAACAAGTGCTGCCCGTAAAATCTACCGACAGTGCATTACTTGCGCTCGTGTTAGACCTCCTCCTTCACGACAGCAAATGAGACAGCTTCCTGCCGATCGCTTAGAACCGCAGCCACCGTTTGCCATAGTTGGCATTGATTATGCTGGTCCAATCAACATTACTAGCCGCAAATCGAGGGGAACTAACGCCAGCAAAGGCTACATTGCCCTTTTCGTTTGTTTTGTCACAAAGGCTGTGGCACTAGAGGCG GTTGCCACCTGTATGAACTCTCGGCCTATCGCTCCAATCGCGAACAACCCAAGTGATCCGCAGCCGTTGACTCCGGCGCATTTCCTAATCGGTCGACCGTTGACAACAGCGCCTGAAGTCAATCAACTAGAACGACGTATCACTTCGATGACGCGATGGCAATTCGTTCAGCTGAAGGCACAGGAATTTCGTGATCGTTGGCAAAGGGAATACGTGCGGTCACTTCAGTTATTCACTAAATGGCAGCAATCAGCAAACAAAATGAAGGTCGGCGATTTCGTGCTCATAGTTGGAGAAAATGAAAGACCGAAGCAGTGGCCGCTTGAACGGATTGTGCAGACGCATCCTGGCCCAGATGGATTGGTGAGGGTTGTGACCGTGAAAACTTACCACGGAGTGACTCAAAGAGATATCAGACGACTAAGAGTGGTGCCACTCGACAGTGATGAAGTTGTACCTGGTCGCTTAGGCAACGAAATTCTGTAA